AGAGTACTTGCCTCTTCTTATTGGGCTCACCAAGAAAGGTTTTAAGGGTTCATTTCTAGGGTAATCTTTTCGTCAGtctctttcatatatttttctaatgaaCTGTCTATGTATCTTGCAGAACATGGACTTGAGGGCTTGGTTGAATTCAAGTGGAAAAATCTGGAAGATGGCCGGCTGGTAAGCCTATCGATTCTCTGCCTTCAGCTACTTCTGGAATACCTGTGGTTGCTAGTAGACTGGTAATTTGAAAATGATCAAATATGATTCAACAGGAAAACTCTGTGGCAAACTCCTGGTTTGAATTGCTATCTGTTATTCACATGATAGCAATGCTTAATTTGTCGGAGGCTAACTCGTTGATGATCCCTAAGGATCACTCTGGTTCTGGCATTAGGGTTGTATCTTCAGGTTCGCATTCGTATCCTTAATGGTCTATGTTTAGTCTTCAATTATTATGACAAAGATGTTTTCGCCAAAATCTCAACGGATTGTGATAAATGTATGACATAAAACTCAGATTGTAAGAGGGATTCTGTTGATTTACTGCTGAAGGCATCAGGATGCTTGGTATTCTGCGTCCGTGAAATCATGGCTCATTTACCACCAGATATCAAGTAAGAAAACGAAGATGCAGACTCAAGAATTTTTCCTGGAACTTTAAGTCAATATGTAAATGTTTGTGATTGATTCTGTGTATCCAGGCAAAAGTTTTCAGAAGATTTTCAGGATGGTGTCCTGGAGGCTATATCAATTCAAGCACTAGGCCAGGTATAATGCTAGTCGACCTCCGACATTGTATTATATGCCAATATGTTTCCATCAAATTGCAGATTAACAGACATTTGGTTACCTCTTCTATTTTGTAACAATCAATTTTAAGGCAAGGTGACTGgcatttcatcatcaaatgcGAATTAGAGGAAACTAATACTATCGTCAAATTCAGGGAACTGAAATTCAGCTTGGTTTAGCTGTCGGAAGTCAAAAGGCTTCATTGTCGGTGAAGAGGAGGTTGGCATGTGAACAGCTGATCTACTTCGGTCAGGTTTGTGATTACGCTCTTATACAATGTTCTATTGCATTGTTTTGTGGGTTGTGATCTTAGAAGCCTCTTTCAGTAGTGTTCATCATTCAACAAGGAGGAACAGATAACTTTCATTTGAAATGTACTAGAAGACTATTTTTGAAATACTTTTTCTTGGACGTATTTGGTAAACTTTCCATGTTTGTTTAGATCTTAAGCTTGGCAACCTTCGTTGTTTCTCAAGTCTCATCGTTAGTTTTTGTGTCTGTGCTTGTTCAGGCTCATCACTGCTTGTCAGAGTCTTCTAACACGAGTAATATGCATGGAAAGAAGCATCTCTGTTTCATCAAGTGGAAGTTCCTTGAAGCAAAGGTTTCCATCGCAATAAACTTTAAATCCTGATTACTAAATCAATCTTAGGGCTGCATATCACAATTTTGCATCAACTAATTTTGATTATTCCATATAACCAACCTATCAGGCTGCAGCTTACTACTACCATGGTCTGATCCTTGACAAGGGCACTGAACCAGCCTGTCATGTTACTGCTGTATGCTGTTTTCTAGCTGCAGATGGACTTTTGTCAGAGAGCAAGAAGGCCTGCTTAACCTTTTGCCTCACCGCTCCTGTTACCAGGTTGGTTTTGACAGTCTTTTGTAAGAAgtacctaagagtaatatttgtTTTGCTATCCTTTATTTTGGCTTATTTCTCCAATTTTCCTGAAGAACCCCTCCACTTTGGGGTGCAATGAAGCACTTGCATCAGAAAATTCCTGAAGTTGCAGCAAGGAAGTCTCAGATGTATGGCTACCTCTTGGAAGAAGAGAAGTAAGCAGCTTTCTACTTGACCTTTATTTGTATTTCAGatctcctttttttgttttttttttgtttacaattACTGTCcgaaactataattttaacgTTGTTAATGTTGCAGGGCTCTACAAGCACCGCCTGACCTACCAGATTTCCAATTGTCGTTAGCACCTGATGACTATATATTGCCTGAAATAGATTCAGCCTGGGATCGCAACAAGTGGGAAATCCAGAGCCAGCCATTAAAAGAGCACCCCAAAGATTCTGAGGATGAGACTGAAACTGAATAAAACCCTCTTTGACCTCTTCCTCGGTGTAATTGCACATTTACTCTGATGAACTGAAAACTATGCCATGCAAGGCTAGTACAGTACCATACCTTACCGTGGAATAGCAACAAGATACTTTCTTCTTCATCTGTCTCTTCCATTTCCACATCTATGTACATTCTGGTTTTAAAATACTGTCTAATAAAACCTGCAAGATTTTATATCCTTAGAAACATGGTCttctgttttgatgcaagacaaaaacaagaacaatattttttttttgtacgcTTCAAACAGGCAACAGAAGCCAGTTTTCGATCAGTGTTCATCTCTTAGCAAATAAGCTGAGAGCTTCTCAGCAACGTTAGCAGGGGTAGTTGGATACGAGAGCTCCAATGATTTCTACAGCCCTGATTTTTTGGCGATAAACAGTACCCTGTGTAATAACATTCTTTCTTAGCAAATATAATTTGAGCATGGTGGAGACTGCAAAAGTGGTTAAGAATTAAGATTCAATTTAAAGGTGATAAAGCATGATCCAAATGCCCTTAAATTTAAAGGCCCGTGACATTCTAGCCACCTACGCTCGAAACTAAAACTTACAACTATCCGAAACACAAATGTGTCTGTCTTATATTCTATTAATAAAACGTGTGTTCTGCAGCAATACTGTAGCTTCCATTGACAGACAAacataagaaagaaagacaCCTATAATCTGCTCTACCCCATCCCTCTTTCATCTTGTAACACAAAGAGAGGCATCCCACACCAGAAATCAATGGCCGTTGATCATCTTGTAAGACAAAGAGAGGTATCTTCCGGTCAGCCTCTCGTCTTCTCTGCTCACAATTCACTCAGTTGCTCCAGACATGAGTTTGTGCACAGATAGAATATTAAGTGCAAAGTAGCAAAAGAAAGCAAGGTAAGACAGCACAGTAGATATCAAGATTTGGTGGCAGAACTTCTTCACAATGTCGCAAATAGGAGACCAATAAGTCTCTGGTTGCCCGTATTGACTCAAATAACCCACAGCTGTTGCTGCTGCACAACCAGATATCAACAACAGCGTCATCACCTGCATGCATACAAATCTCATCCTCGCATCAACTTGTGGGGCGATTTAAAGCTAGAGGTGTTTAGCTATTTTAAAGAACGTTGTTTCTACAATATGGTGGTGGATAAAATgtaatcaaacatttttttggcaaaaattaaaccaagaaaattaaaaagaaacagagTATATGAAGTTTAATaccaaaccaaaagaaaagggaccGGCTGCTTTGCGGTATATACACTATTATATGCATTTTATAGCATTCTACATGTTATATTGTCGGGAGAATCTTTTCTCGTGAAGCAAATTTGCACGAATGCAGGACGTGAATCGATAGAATCTGTCAATTGTAGCTATATGAAGTATGGttgtaattgtatttttaaaatgtttatttatttagaaatatattaaaataatttttaatttttttttaatattaacacatcaaaataatcttaaaatatcataataatattaatttaaaacagaaaaaattcaatattcttttaaaatactttaaaaacataaaaaacattttttaaaatatataaaaaaataaaacaatttgcaTCATTGAGTACATTTACTGGTCAActgtttttattaaaagtattttatttctctttaaactcttctttttatagttttaaaatccagcCCGGTAGATCGACCCGAGACCCGGCCGATCTGGAACTGGAACCAGGCCtggatgaagaaaaaataggaaaagaaaaaatccggTGTGATCCAGCAGGTTGACCCAGTGACCCGGTTGTAAatctattgacttttttttttatactaaaacaatgttgttttgatttaaaaaaaataaaattaaccccGTTAAAATTCAAAACCTGGACCTTAAACTAAACTgatcttaaaactatgcttttttttttttatctgttttttgtgtagaaaaaaaaaaacttttggtgAATGACTTTAATTATGTAGGTGGcaactaattttgtttttaccttgaaatatTTATAGAAGAAGGTGACAATGAATGAATGTTTGTACAATGATTGCTTATATTCATGTGTTCGAAAATCAACATATATTCACTTACCATAtcatgcaaaagaagaaaaaaataattgataggCTTTGATCCTGAGCGCCTGAGAGGCCAAACAAAGAGCATCGACAACACAGTGAAGGCAAACACAGTTGCATTGACGCCAAGCAAAAACCTGCAGGATTACCCAGAAGCAAAAAAGCTTAGCATATCTCCTG
This genomic interval from Populus alba chromosome 1, ASM523922v2, whole genome shotgun sequence contains the following:
- the LOC118055363 gene encoding uncharacterized protein; this translates as MGCSASMYAVGKRKKTSIPEVVVYVPSMRIPAQSDLQKPLRGLILQDLVDRLACLRNQIVLVAEDTGGSAVAELRRALEEYLPLLIGLTKKEHGLEGLVEFKWKNLEDGRLENSVANSWFELLSVIHMIAMLNLSEANSLMIPKDHSGSGIRVVSSDCKRDSVDLLLKASGCLVFCVREIMAHLPPDIKQKFSEDFQDGVLEAISIQALGQGTEIQLGLAVGSQKASLSVKRRLACEQLIYFGQAHHCLSESSNTSNMHGKKHLCFIKWKFLEAKAAAYYYHGLILDKGTEPACHVTAVCCFLAADGLLSESKKACLTFCLTAPVTRTPPLWGAMKHLHQKIPEVAARKSQMYGYLLEEEKALQAPPDLPDFQLSLAPDDYILPEIDSAWDRNKWEIQSQPLKEHPKDSEDETETE
- the LOC118055311 gene encoding CASP-like protein 1F3, whose product is MASPQNTSEKSIFQANSPGGMPTASQSQRSLIMAQITLRFLAIAFTVTAIPVMITAKEPVSLLGLAIAPSYKQSSVMRFLLGVNATVFAFTVLSMLFVWPLRRSGSKPINYFFLLLHDMVMTLLLISGCAAATAVGYLSQYGQPETYWSPICDIVKKFCHQILISTVLSYLAFFCYFALNILSVHKLMSGATE